The nucleotide sequence AGgtcatcaaaataaaacaaatccgCTGTGTGGACCACCAAACTGAAACCTGAAGCCATGACCTTCGTGACTGTGGAAATCATGACTTTGACAATGTCCACAAAATGCAAAGGCATCGTCAAAGTGTCAAAAGAATTCATTGAAGTTAAATTGATAGTCATGTGGTCCACCAGAGGCCTCACCACCATTCTCAAATGCTGCTTCACCAAACTGGTCACACCTTTTTCTCTTCTCTGGATCAGAAAGAACTTCAtattctaagaaataaaataaatttattttatgatattatccTCTTGATTTctatattatatgaaattattacACATGTAGCTATATTATGATATTTGGAATTAAGAGGCTTGTTTTCTAAAAACTCAAATTACAATTGATAACTCacaatactttaataaactacagatatcaaatatatatcaataaatatcaaatacagaTATCATTTCTATATTATATGAAATCATTACACATGTAGCTATATTATGATATTGGAATTAAGAgacttgttttttaaaaaaacccaAATTACAATTGATAACTCacaatactttaataaactaCAGATAtcaaattatagaaacaaaagtccagtaaaaaattgttaaatacatacataaaataagtGTTCATTACATGATAATGTTTGGATAATGGTACAGAAAAGTTGTAACAGAGTCACATTTATCACTCTTTCAACACcaaaacacacagacacaaaagttacattttattactaaaatttccCATTTTGAACTTACAGTTGTTGCagtaatgtgtttttgttgttaatactGGACACTTAACAGTTCAATGTTTTATGTTAGTATAGTATATTCTGACCTTTTGTATCCTTTGGTTTCCAAACTTTCCAAGTTTCTACTGCAAAACTGAACAATCCTATATATTATCTTATCCAAGATATATTATGCAACATCGTTTTGTGGCTCAGCATTAGTTACAATTGATTTTAATAATGCCACTCATTGTATACACAAGTCATAGCAATGAAGTATTGTTCATGGTGAATTTTCAATTATTCACAACATGTAATGCTACCACAACTAGACTTATGACTGGAAGGATACAAAAAGCCTTtctcaagatatatatatatatattaaattgttaaatGGTCGAGagcaaacaacaatattatgaagaaaaacttTAATATCCTTCAAGGAGCAGATAAAATTGAACAATCAAGCATTTACAACAGTAAAAGCTTcctaaaatatattcaatgtcaTCCAAATCAATGTCAccttccaataaaaaaaaattacagttatgAAATAGAAGTGGAATCagaataatttcatttaactACAAACCTGTCATGTCCACTAATGTAGCTCTAGCTGATTTTGGAATATTCTGCTATGTATGGTACAAGGTTTATGGGAAGTCTGAAAGGAAGAGATAAGACTGGCATCATTATTCCTCAATAaaggttgttaaaaaaaaaaaagaagaaattacaGTGTCACACAATAGTATGGTCACACTGAGAGTACAACAGATAAGGGAAGCAGTGGACTTTGGGAAAACACAGAATAATTAACCTCTGTATCAGCAtaccatttaaaaaataatatatagcaGAATTTAGTATAGATTTtaccatattaatattttgtgccACAAACCAAGGGAAGTTTCACATTACTAAGTTTAGAAGATTGTCATCTCTTCATATTATATGGTACATAGATAAAggaacaaataaactgtttttagcTGAACCTGTACCAATTTCTTTTAACCTCAGCTATTCCCCAAAAAAAACTATTTCAATAACAGCTTcttgaatttaatatttatgaaatataaatattttgtattttaatgtgcAGTTGTAACTGCAAAaccattttatttcttctttctaatgaaaaacacattaatttacatttgttattaacaGATACTTGCACATAACAAAAATGCTAGTAATTATGATACAGATATTATCACCCACAGGTTTTATATGCTTGGCCAAATATAGACTTTAATCAGCGTAGTAGACACAAGTGAAggaataatattaacttttactcAGTGTAATACTTCAAAAACCATGAACATTGTCTACTTTCAACAGGAGTGTCACTGTGAAAGCTACCCACCTTTAGtgtcaaacatccagtaaaaaggtaaagtaaagcaaatttagtaaaattcataaaaggaaattaaggtgaaacaaaacataaatagcataaaaccaatgtttacatccagtctacaatgttaagagaaaaaacttcatcaatacaagttgtaaaggactttctgcagcataactgtaattatcataacttgccaggaaaactaacatgtaagtacaaaaaccaccatcagttacctgaagttggcctttccagtcctggttccaagttatttgacgttatggccattttcgaaaagtaaagtaataaaagttttaaaagatgtatagcaaaattttaataataactcaccagaatgactaacgggtagttcaaacagcagtgttagtcacctaaagttagccttttcagtcctggttttgagATTTTTTATGTTacggtcattttctaatttcaaatcaaactagatggactgtgattcttaaaagggaaccatatgaaaaatgtctaatgtataaattaaaaaacttaaatggcattaaaaagattaatggcctttaaaaaaaactaaaaacttgaccaaggtagacagtgtcattATCACCAATAACATTCTCTAACatcatggacaaaccttgggacagaacatgtttaaaatggtgccgtcgttgagagttgtaatgatggcaagaaagtaaaatgtggcttattgtggtctgagtgttacacagacaacacacttgtgcatcagttccaggtaaaagaaaatgatgagttaaaaaactgtgaccaatgcatagtctagttagaacaaccttcctctttccgatccttatggaagtaAGACAGCCAGtccaatacagttttatttggaaaagcttgttttcacgttgctcacttcaagtcgactgccagctggcatggagcaaagccttgaatacaggaccatagtccatgtatgaaacaggcacagtggtgatagtgccagagcagatagatttagctgtagTGTTGGCAAGCTctttcctgcaaataccaacatggcctggtatccagaaaaactggataaaagtagatgttaaagagaaatgggccagttggttttgagtATCTGTGAGAACATGGTGTGAACCAATTCTAGgcccagtagagaactaagtgggtcagtataaatagtgcagtttgagtactgcttagcttctatgtgatccagggaaagagaaatggtgtacagttcagcagtaaacacagaagctgtagaggggattctgcgcacaaccaccgaacctcaacaaaccatggcagagcccacacagtcacctgattttgaaccatccatataaataggaatgcaaagatggtttgaaagatgttcagcaaataaaagacagtacttccaatcaggtGTACttgtttttctcagatgactcaaagaaaggtcacatttggggactgtaataagccatgattggatgggctgaccagcagatacagcaatgttatccaaggacagactcagttcatccaactgcacctggatatgaagaccAAAAGGAGTAATGGCAGACCGTCTTTTCTGAAAATGTATGGCCCACCAAGAAAGGAACACATAACCCTaaggtggaatgctttggtaaggaacgatgtttcgaagcatatagtaaagacagttgcaatcagcggaggtgcaaagaaggttcatgaggctatgcataagctctgaactggggaagtgtggaaagccccaatgcagagccgaagtccttgatgatgaatgtggTCTAGCATTTTTATGGCCGAGggtctagcagagccatagaccagtgatccatagtcgaatttcgatcgaataagaacacgatatatctttagcatagaacatcgatctattcctcaagtggtggaagagaggacatgaagaatgttcagtgcttttgtactTTTGgcccatagctgcttgatatgtggcATAAAGGtgagcttacggtcaaagataagccccaagaactttgtctcagggaccacaagcaGCAAAACTttaccgatacggagttcaggatcagaacGAATAACTcgttgatggcaaaagtgcatgcaaacagttttagagagagagaaattaaaactgtttgttgtggtccacttcagtaaacaattgagggcagtctgtagctgctgctcaatgtaCCTCACATttgatgactgacacgagatgaGAAAATcttcaacatagagcccatttgcaacagtgaaagggagttattcagtgatggcattaatttttatactgaaaaatgtgacactcaaaacacagacctgagggattccaagttcctgtgaaAACAACGGGAAAGTGTTAAACCCACACAAACTCGGAATTTcgtgtccattaaaattttttaataaaaatgggcaaatggccacgtaacccatatatatggaggtctcagaaaatgccatacctccatattatatcataagccttctcaacaCTACCCACCTTGAGTAGGTGTGTCACTGTGAACATTACATACCTTAAACAGGAGAGTCATTGTGAACATTACATACCTTAAACAGGATAGTCACTGTGAACATTACATACCTCAAGCAATTTCTCGAAATGTTTCCTCTgcatttttctctttatttttatctgGATGATACTTTAGCACTAGTTTTCTGAAAGCTCACTTGAATTCTCAGTCCATGGCTTTTGGTTTAACACCAAGCAGTTTATAGTAATCTTTCCCAATCTTCCCCAGAAAATAGTACTAACCCAGTAAATTGGTAGTGAGAATGACAAACCAatcatattaaaatgattttaaaccaacttattcttacaaataaatatattagtatttacACAGATAAGTGAGCATGTGGAAGCTGTGTGGCTACAGGACATCTGATACTATGAAACTAAAATACTCCAGTTCACATAGCAGAAACTATGGTATAAACAACCATTATACCACTAAATATACATCTTAGTTTCTTGGGAGACATTATTTATTACAGTCaagtcaaaaataatatttataaaacctacaaccaaacaacattttaaatcaataaacTTTGGAATCACTTTGTACAAATGGCAAATCACTTTTACCAGCAATTCCtatataatgttagatcaagatataggaaaaaagaaaagaaaaaaagagtgtaTTCAAATGTTATGGTGACAATTTACTTTTACAATCTTGCATTAATACcatttctctctcttttattCTTGCATTTATACagatatattaatactaaacagtgaagcaaattaaaattatacaaaattgaCAATGAGGATAAACATGAACCAACCACAGGATGTATAAAGAAGTATTTGATCTATATTGATACATCTTACAAAAGttgtacataaaaatgtaaaaagagaCCACAAATCAAAAaaccaaatataattaaatttcaaacaacTAAGTTTAGATTATCTGTTTATGCAGTCAAACAATGGGTACATTgagggtgaaaaaaaaaaaagacattaatcTTAAAGGTACAGTGTTTAATAGGTAATAAAGATACAGGAAAAGTTATCTGATGTGGTTTTGCAAGTGGCCTGATAGGAAAGAAATGCTGCAGTTTcctatgataaaatatttagatgaTTGACCAGCTAGCATAGCTTTTCATGCTAAATGCACTGAATCTTTAAGTGAGTATTATTTTGGATATAGCTGTTATTTTATCTCACAAAAATATCTGTAGCTACGTAACATTGGGGGAAGGGGAGCTCTTCCATGTAGTTATGCCCCTAAATAGAGCGCATTTCTACAACCATATCCGAAAGTGAGGGAACACCAGTATGCTAcacccttaaaaaaaaaaaaaaacattcataaatcTGAAAATATAAAGTAGTCTAACCCTAAAGTAATAATTAGAAGTCATGGAATACATCCAAATATGttctttaaacttattttaacactGCAGTTCCATTGTAAAGATTTTATTCTCTTGTGTATTTTGTTTACTGGGAAGATAAGGTCATATAAGCTTTAAAACGTGCTACTATAATGCATGGTCTGATGCAGACACTTACACAACCTCGAGTGGTCTTACCCAGTCATTTACACTATAACGCGCAGTCTACgcaaatatttatactataacatgCGGTCTACACAGACATTTAAACTATAACATGTGGTCTATACAGATACTAtcattatcaacattttaataatttattaaaacaaattcatgctaaatgatttatatctatccatgtttttgttaaataaataataagtggTGTGTTCCAAAACAGTAccttaaatgtatattataattgtTGTAGTTTTGATTATTGGAACTTATTTCATTCTGATTATATTTGCCTCAACACATTATGTAATGGTATTTTGTACTTTATCAGtttaaaagcattatttataataactgatgCTAGTTGTAAATACACAGAACTTAAAACAGTGAGGATGATAGTATCTGCATAGACTGCACATTATGGTgtaaatatctttatagaccacACTCTATAGTAACACTCTTTAAACTCCCAGTGCTGCTTTTACTTCATCTGTTATGAACTTAGACAAATTTTGTTCAAtgacaaaaacatcacattctgTATTCAGCAAGTTGAGGGTAGAACTGGGTGAAAGAGATAAGTTTGTCTGATAGAAATGGCAGGACTTAAATATGAGGTAATATAATGAAGCACATACAATATTGTATGAGGAAATGAGACAAACATCACCAAGTTGTTGCTTGAAGAAACACCAGACAGACATTATCAAGTTGTACCAATATCTGATAGATCTAGTGGGTACCTTGTAGAAACACCAGACAAACATAACACATACCAATATCTGATAAACCACAGGACAAATATCTACAAAGTTACTTGAATGTATGACAAACTAGAATTTGAAAACTTTCTATTTCTCTACATTTAGGTCTTtgtttatacagggtgttcggaaagtcactgtgcactaatatatttattaacagacaaaactgcacagtgactttccgaacaccctgtataaataaaaaaatacagttagAACAATGCTAACTTGTCTATAAACATATTAGCAAAACAACATGAAATTAGATGATTCACCATAGTATTATTTGATTGTTATAATTACCCAAGAATACacagttatataataatttatataactgGTAAATTCTACAGTAATAGTTATAGTCAATAGTCTCTTACATTCTACAACTCATAATCCTAAGATATAAATACCTTTATTTGCCAAGAAGTCTCAAAATACTGtactttttaattttgatattcaagTCATAATTACCAATGTCTTATCAGTCCAGAAATCAGCACATTTCCTTCAGTCTCCTAACAACCTTGAACACCAGAACTGACGTACCATTATCTCTTCTATAACTCAAGTAAAAAACTAACTCTACCAGATTCCCTTCACATCCAAGTGTTACTAATCCTAATGACAGTAACAGCTACTAATTATGACAACAATTCTAACAGATTTCTGGAGGGGGTTAGTTTTTggtataactttatttttaaatttagttttaaacattaaataaaaaacaaaacatgcaaGTTTTTATTCCAAACACACTTAAATATTACTTAATACAGCTTTATCTCCAGTGCAGTACCCCACTGTGCTGTAGTTCATATAAgttataatttcatgtttttaaacgaaacagactaaaaaaaaactattacccTCATATATCCTTACAAGAAGAAATATCTAACAACAATTgaaaacaactaaactatcatTCTATTAATATTAGATAACCTATACAACAAGACACAAAGTACACttgtaatttaaaactaatatatcaCACAACACTACTGAAAAATCCAACTTAGaaagtaaaatacatattaaatccatttttctttgtattggtttacatAGTATTTTCCTTTAGTAGcattttttacttatttcctTATGTTtcatataatagaaaatattttggtCTAATTGTTAGACCAGATTATAAGTTTAATGATATACATTTGTTATAACACTACAAGTATTTCCTTAATATGctactgttattttattaaaattattgtgtaatgctaaagtaataataataataataatatatgttcagttttattaatgGTATACAGTAATCACTGCATATTGTTAAAACTTCACAAAGTGACTTAAAGTAtctatatttttactattatacttataattttattctgGAAAAAGTTGGTCCTTTACCATTTTATATCCACTCTTGTACTTTGATTTACTAATGCTGCTACTAGCATAAACTATAAATTTCAAACACATTTTCTAGTATTTTCCCTTCCCCACATACTTTAAGTTTTTCATACCAAAAGGATAATATAATATGAATACAACAGTTTTTATTCCTAATTATCCTTCCACCTAGCCTTCAATTTTTAATCAGTATCTTTTGAAATTcttcatttttgaaattttcagAAAGTGAGTTAATCTTCCCATTGCTGTAACattagttaataatttattactagCTGCAAGACTAGTGATCAGATAGAAAGCatctagaaataataaatcattataattCTTAGAAGCAGGAAATAACTATCAAATCATTGATTCGTCAATGTCTAAGTAACAGTAGAACTTTATGTTGAAAGTAGAACAATATCAGAACTAAACTAAGAAATATACCTCCATTTTCTACAAGTTACTCTACAGGTAAGGTTCATAGCACTAGTTAAAAGTTAAAGTATGTGTGAAAGTAGTTATATTAGTAATACCCAAATTTTGACTTGAATCAAAGTGAATAGAAAACAAGGTAAGTTGCTATAcactttttatttctaattttataaaataatttataaattcagtaactttatattatataaacgGTACTTACATTTGTGCAACTTCAAATAAATGGTATCCAGAAgcaaaattagttaaatattaatgACATACAAGTtcgtttatatttcaataaactcCAACGTATTTTGTACAAACAGGTCTAATAATCAATGTCgcattcacaaaatatttcacatcCTCTACTATGGGccaccttgatttttttttttacttacaaaccttttgaagaggcctcataatcacatatattacatacaaaacaagtacaaaaatcaaatacacagttaCATACAATGGAATGCACTGAATGCTATCTGTAACTGCTCATATTAAAGGACACACAATAATGTAACATTGTGAACAAGGAcgaacaagtttagaataaaattgaaagaaagaattgacGTCATTACGAATAATAtacctggaataatcaaaacttattttctttcttaactgacctttataaaatgacaacagatttaaaatgatatttttggcTGAACA is from Tachypleus tridentatus isolate NWPU-2018 chromosome 2, ASM421037v1, whole genome shotgun sequence and encodes:
- the LOC143244303 gene encoding uncharacterized protein LOC143244303 isoform X1, whose amino-acid sequence is MKFFLIQRREKGVTSLVKQHLRMVVRPLVDHMTINLTSMNSFDTLTMPLHFVDIVKVMISTVTKVMASGFSLVVHTADLFYFDDLFSDIEPNEGPFAGGFGFSGFDHFGSGDSYFGTNFGNHHMSDHQFRSHHSHKSLVKGLWDTLLLYYLSFQVVII
- the LOC143244303 gene encoding uncharacterized protein LOC143244303 isoform X2, whose amino-acid sequence is MKFFLIQRREKGVTSLVKQHLRMVVRPLVDHMTINLTSMNSFDTLTMPLHFVDIVKVMISTVTKVMASGFSLVVHTADLFYFDDLFSDIEPNEGPFAGGFGFSGFDHFGSGDSYFGTNFGNHHMSDHQFRSHHSHKSLVKGLWDTLLLYYLSFQCLIK